Proteins encoded within one genomic window of Candidatus Dormiibacterota bacterium:
- a CDS encoding GDSL-type esterase/lipase family protein yields the protein MPRLLLVLCALASAAAIAGCGAGSVPAGALSPPRTGDTAPAAPDPVAHSVSAVVSALARERARAAESAPAAPVIAPRPVAVWQPPPAPPPPPSSTAAAPTTGPNPIIALGDSLTFGWGRGASSAPYGPAPAHSYPWYVEQDLGVPVINAGISGTTAREVLDPASEPHHPRPASLQLPALLARHPRLVILSFGSNEVQRGWPVSQTAADLDRLLARVTGTGVPVLVVGTHVDCEADPCQGPSPGYTRQRYLSNWDAALSQLASRYQAGLVLDVERGFGRDDLTDWIHPTALGYWRMAQRIEPEVVAVLQRQGQRGPGAHPAPRLPAGGEWGPPSRPAPDPAPPPEPRGQSEMWPGGPHEFLPWNLERLLAILDHLGDTPPRATPPPPPDAVPIT from the coding sequence ATGCCGCGACTCCTCCTTGTGCTCTGCGCCCTCGCCTCCGCCGCCGCCATCGCGGGCTGCGGCGCCGGGAGCGTGCCCGCCGGCGCGCTGAGCCCGCCGCGGACCGGCGACACCGCCCCGGCGGCGCCCGACCCGGTGGCCCACTCGGTCTCCGCGGTGGTCTCCGCGCTGGCCAGGGAGCGGGCGCGGGCCGCGGAGAGCGCGCCGGCGGCCCCGGTGATCGCCCCCCGGCCGGTGGCGGTGTGGCAACCACCCCCCGCGCCGCCGCCGCCGCCGTCGTCGACCGCCGCCGCGCCCACGACCGGCCCCAACCCGATCATCGCCCTCGGCGACAGCCTCACCTTCGGCTGGGGCCGCGGCGCCTCGTCCGCCCCCTACGGTCCCGCCCCGGCCCACAGCTATCCCTGGTACGTGGAGCAGGACCTCGGCGTGCCCGTCATCAACGCGGGGATCAGCGGGACCACCGCCCGGGAGGTCCTCGACCCCGCCTCCGAGCCTCACCACCCGCGCCCGGCGTCGCTGCAGCTGCCCGCGCTGCTCGCCCGGCACCCGCGGCTGGTGATCCTGTCCTTCGGGAGCAACGAGGTGCAGCGCGGCTGGCCGGTGTCGCAGACGGCGGCGGACCTCGACCGCCTGCTCGCCCGGGTCACCGGCACCGGCGTCCCGGTGCTGGTGGTGGGCACCCACGTCGACTGCGAGGCCGACCCGTGCCAGGGTCCCTCGCCCGGGTACACGAGGCAGCGGTACCTGTCCAACTGGGACGCCGCCCTGAGCCAGCTGGCCAGCCGCTACCAGGCCGGGCTGGTGCTCGACGTCGAGCGCGGCTTCGGCCGCGACGACCTCACCGACTGGATCCACCCCACCGCCCTCGGCTACTGGCGGATGGCGCAGCGCATCGAGCCCGAGGTGGTGGCGGTGCTGCAGCGCCAGGGTCAGCGAGGCCCCGGCGCCCACCCCGCCCCACGGCTGCCGGCCGGCGGGGAGTGGGGCCCGCCGTCGCGGCCGGCCCCGGACCCGGCGCCGCCGCCCGAGCCCCGGGGGCAGAGCGAGATGTGGCCCGGCGGGCCCCACGAGTTCCTTCCGTGGAACCTGGAGCGGCTGCTCGCGATCCTCGATCACCTTGGTGACACGCCGCCGCGGGCGACGCCGCCACCGCCCCCGGACGCGGTTCCGATCACCTGA